AACGGTTTTCTATCAGAGGCTTCAGTGCTGCTGGCAGAAATATTGGGGTTGGGTTTAGAAGATGATTCTTCAATCATTGTTGCTGCTTTGGTCTTTTGTTCGCATTCCTTGGATTCTGTCCTCGGAGAAAAAATCCATGGACTTGTCTGCAAATttggaatggaaaaagaaataagggtAGCTACTGCTCTAATTGATATGTATTTAAAATGTGGTAAGGCTGAAGCCGGTAAAAATATCTTCAGTAAGTGTCGAACTCGTAATATAGTGATGTGGGGAACCATAATCTCAAATTATGTCAAAAGTGATCTCCCCACTGAGGCATTGGATCTATGTCATGAATTTATATATGAATATGGATTTGCAGATTCAGTTGTAGTTTTAGCTGCATTGCGCACATGTTCATCTTTGACTCTTATAGCAAAGGGGAGGGAGTTCCATGGATTAGCAATAAAGGCAGGACTTACTAGTGATGTTTTTGTTGGAGGTGCATTGGTTGATCTTTATGCAAAATGCGCAGATATACAGTCTGCTCAAATTGTATTTCATGGATTACCGCTGAGGGATTTGGTACCATGGAATGCTTTAATATCTGGATATACACAAAATGACCTTctcgatgaagccttgaaggcaTTTCGTGATATGCAGTTTGAAAACATCAGACCAAACTCCGTTACCATAGCATCCATTCTTTCTGTTTGTGCCCAAATATCTGCATTTAGTATGTGCAAGGAGGTCCATGGTTACACATTGCGGCAAGGGTTTGAATCCAATATTCTCGTGAGCAATTCATTAACATCCACATATGCAAAATGTGGGGACATATGCAGTGCTCGCATTATATTTGACAACATTCAAGGAAAAAACCAAATATCGTGGAATTCTATTTTATTGGGATTAGGAATGCATGGCCATACAGATGAAATGTCTGTTCTATTTGAAATAATGAAGTCATCTGGTGTGATGCCGGACCATGCCACTTTCACAGCTCTTCTTTCTGCATGTAGCCACTCAGGGAGGGTTGATTGGGGATGGAGGTACTTCAAAAGTATGGCTGAAGACCACAGACTTGAGCCTCAACTTGAACAGTACACTTGCATGGTTGATCTTCTGGGCCGCACTGGTCATTTGGACCATGCATATGACCTGATCATGTCCATGCCTTTTGCTCCAGATGATAGGATCTGGGGATCATTGCTTGGATCTTGCAAAACTCATGGTGATGATAGGCTAGCAGATATTGTGGCTGGTCATATTTTCGAAATTGATCCAGATAGTGTCGGTTATCGTGTCCTTCTTGCCAAATTACATGAGTTTGATGGGAAGCATAGTTTAGTTGCTAATATTAGATCAGATATACGGGACAAAGGACTGAAGAAGCAACCCGGTTGCAGTTGGATTGAAATCGATTGCAAGATTCATGCTTTCATTGCTGGGGACCATTCACATTATCAGTCACAAGAAGTTTATGCCATTCTGGATAGCTTGACAAGAGAGATTTTAAGATTGACTAATACAAGGCAGTCAGATGCAGAAGCTACTGATTTTGATGTGGCCTGGCCAGAGAAGCTTTTACCATGTGAAAACAATGGTTTGTTTATCCTAACGTGATGGAGAAACTATAATATAAAAGTTTCCAGAGAAGCTATGCCATGGCTCTGCAATCAATGAGTGACATGGCCGCAACTGAGTATGAGAGTTGGAGAATTGCGATGATACCAAGACAATCTACAGACTCCTCCATCTCTATTTCTCCTGCAGCAGATACAAGAGGCTGTCACTCAAATCTCCAACACAATATTTGCTTGGATTCTGATTTTAACTTCCAACTTTTACCTCGTACTAAACCACAGGATTAGTGTGACTCCTTTAGCATCATAATGATTCTATTTTCATCTTTGTTACATAATCATGAGCCATCTATTGGGGTTTCTGGGAGGATTCAGTGATCTGGAATTGGGTGTTTTCTATTCTGTCTATGCGTAAGCTAATACGATTTCTTCTGTCATTCCTAATTTGATATATCAGGGATGTGGAAAATCCACCAGTAACATTGGGAGACAAGAGTCACCTCTTTTGTGGGCAATTTTTCATATGAAGAATGATGGCATCCTTCAGAAACGGATCCTTGGTTCTGTCTTTGTTAAAGTGATTTAGAAGAAGAAGCTCTAGGTTGCTGACTTTTGGCAAAATCAGGTCAAAGGCATCAACAGAAATAAACCACCCTGATCTCAGTGAGTTTTCCTTTGGGTCACAAGCTTTTCACTggagaaacaatttttcaagACAGTGTCTGGATTCTCTGAATGCATGCTTCTTTGATTTAGATGAACTGAATAGGGTTTTCCTCACTAGATGCCGATACATGCAGTGTCCTTGAAAGACGAATCATGCTGTGTGGTAGGTAGTAATTACAAATGCTGTCTCTGACATACTATTCTCCTGGATAGAGGCAGAATAAATCAGAATCCAGTGACTATTTGTGAGCAAGCCTTCCTGATGTAAATGTACTGGTCTTTGTAAATGGAAATGATAGAGATTTTTGGTTGGAAGGTCGAGGAGTTTTCACTTGCTGTTTCCATGTGTTGCTTGTGGCACTCAAACTAGAGGCATCTACTCTGCCAACTGATGTGGAAATGAGACTGTAGGCGCCGGTAAATGGTTTCAGAAACTGATATCTATAATGAGCCCAAACTTCACCGTTTTTGTTAAAGAGTGCTCTATCTATGCAGATGAAATTGTTTCATCCTGACTTTTTTCAATTACGAGTAAAAGCACTTTCAGGC
The sequence above is drawn from the Eucalyptus grandis isolate ANBG69807.140 chromosome 11, ASM1654582v1, whole genome shotgun sequence genome and encodes:
- the LOC104426269 gene encoding putative pentatricopeptide repeat-containing protein At3g11460, mitochondrial, with translation MAMLQPLLSCASSPLLRRPTHRKSLEFQSLEPPQLEIKQLCCSKASALVPRSFARPPSSTSPPLRRQNPSERSDFELLVSSSGPVVDVPLFSEAFNDFLDRGLFEDAISSYIEMLEYGLPVEEFQFFPRLIKAFGWMSDVERAKQIHGHVLKLGILDAVDVANSVLGMYWKCGAVDHAVRVFEKRLDWDSVTWNTMISGACQSGDFRGSLGMFSQMSLVCGFIDMYMKCGDIRSAENVFMSIVGKESVTRNAAIWNAMVLGYVTNGFLSEASVLLAEILGLGLEDDSSIIVAALVFCSHSLDSVLGEKIHGLVCKFGMEKEIRVATALIDMYLKCGKAEAGKNIFSKCRTRNIVMWGTIISNYVKSDLPTEALDLCHEFIYEYGFADSVVVLAALRTCSSLTLIAKGREFHGLAIKAGLTSDVFVGGALVDLYAKCADIQSAQIVFHGLPLRDLVPWNALISGYTQNDLLDEALKAFRDMQFENIRPNSVTIASILSVCAQISAFSMCKEVHGYTLRQGFESNILVSNSLTSTYAKCGDICSARIIFDNIQGKNQISWNSILLGLGMHGHTDEMSVLFEIMKSSGVMPDHATFTALLSACSHSGRVDWGWRYFKSMAEDHRLEPQLEQYTCMVDLLGRTGHLDHAYDLIMSMPFAPDDRIWGSLLGSCKTHGDDRLADIVAGHIFEIDPDSVGYRVLLAKLHEFDGKHSLVANIRSDIRDKGLKKQPGCSWIEIDCKIHAFIAGDHSHYQSQEVYAILDSLTREILRLTNTRQSDAEATDFDVAWPEKLLPCENNGLFILT